One part of the Salinivirga cyanobacteriivorans genome encodes these proteins:
- a CDS encoding IS256 family transposase — translation MMFTKKQTEEVLSKFISRENGLHDVMEMVLNAMMYSEREAFLSGAKSNKGNGYRPLSALGHGHQLELQVPRDRLSQFTPKILAIFREQESYLKEVSFKLYSKGLTTRDISSVMDTIYGGHYSKSKISDISTSFYDQMQAWRNRELDSHYLALYIDGLHVKLKRGNKYETECFYIILGLREDFKREVISIVNFPVESANSWEIIFDQIKARGIETVGIIISDALSGIDKSIAKKFSCPHQKCILHLQRNLLSYVRMSDKKEVANDFREVLSAADPHHNKAIAVSKFKEFKEKWRKKYRSFGQYLDNLDIYPYLTFLDYDVRIRRMLYTTNWIERFNKSARRTLKIRGALPSEEAVLSLITSVAKEQTEGHYSYPIYNFRYEEKLLANKY, via the coding sequence ATGATGTTTACAAAGAAACAAACAGAAGAAGTATTAAGCAAGTTTATTTCACGAGAAAATGGTCTTCATGATGTAATGGAGATGGTCTTAAATGCAATGATGTATTCAGAACGGGAAGCCTTTCTGTCAGGAGCAAAAAGCAACAAGGGAAATGGTTACAGACCCCTAAGTGCCTTAGGTCATGGACACCAACTTGAGCTGCAAGTCCCTAGAGATCGCTTAAGTCAATTTACTCCAAAAATATTAGCTATATTTCGAGAACAAGAATCTTACTTAAAAGAAGTCTCCTTTAAGCTATATTCAAAAGGTTTAACCACGCGTGATATATCCTCAGTCATGGATACCATTTATGGCGGACATTATAGTAAAAGTAAGATTAGTGATATTAGTACCAGTTTTTATGATCAAATGCAAGCATGGAGAAACAGAGAACTGGACTCCCATTATCTTGCACTTTATATTGACGGCCTTCATGTAAAATTAAAAAGAGGAAATAAATATGAAACAGAATGTTTTTATATCATTCTTGGCTTGCGTGAAGATTTTAAGCGAGAAGTCATATCTATCGTTAATTTTCCCGTAGAATCAGCTAATTCATGGGAAATAATATTTGATCAAATCAAAGCAAGAGGAATAGAGACTGTTGGTATTATAATATCAGACGCTCTAAGCGGTATTGATAAGAGCATAGCAAAAAAATTTAGTTGCCCGCATCAGAAATGCATTTTACACTTGCAACGTAACCTATTAAGTTATGTCCGCATGAGTGATAAAAAAGAGGTTGCTAATGACTTTAGAGAAGTTCTCAGTGCTGCTGATCCGCACCATAACAAAGCTATAGCTGTGTCAAAATTTAAAGAATTTAAAGAAAAATGGCGAAAGAAATACAGGTCTTTTGGGCAATATCTTGATAACCTGGATATTTACCCATATTTAACCTTTTTAGATTACGATGTCAGAATACGTCGTATGCTTTATACGACCAACTGGATAGAGCGATTTAATAAAAGCGCCAGAAGAACATTGAAAATAAGAGGTGCATTACCATCTGAAGAGGCAGTTCTATCACTGATAACAAGTGTGGCAAAAGAACAAACAGAGGGTCATTACTCATATCCTATTTACAATTTTAGATATGAAGAAAAACTATTAGCAAACAAATATTAA
- a CDS encoding protein-glutamate methylesterase/protein-glutamine glutaminase, which produces MTNPIRILVVDDSAVVRQTLSEILNADRHIEVMAVASDPYYAAKKIQKEVPDVITLDVEMPRMDGLTFLRKLMTQHPLPVVIISSLTAKGTETAIKALEYGAVDIITKPNMSTKKFFEESSIKICDAVKAASRARVDRKKIQKPRPIPQNMQNVAPKLSADAVIQQRRSRSMIETTDIVVAVGASTGGTEALREFLMELPPDSPGIVIVQHMPEHFTRSFAERLDELCQISVKEAAENDTIIRGRALIAPGNHHLLIKRSGARYYVTINEGPLVNRHRPSVDVMFRSTAQYVGKNAIGILMTGMGDDGAQGLLEMREVGAITVAQDEKSCVVFGMPKEAIDRGAAKHVLHLNQMAGFVAKHKR; this is translated from the coding sequence ATGACAAACCCTATCAGAATACTTGTAGTAGATGATTCGGCCGTTGTAAGGCAAACCCTGTCAGAAATACTTAATGCAGACAGGCATATTGAAGTTATGGCAGTAGCTTCAGACCCCTATTATGCTGCAAAAAAAATACAAAAAGAAGTGCCGGACGTCATAACCCTCGATGTTGAGATGCCCCGCATGGATGGGTTAACATTTCTACGTAAACTCATGACCCAGCACCCCCTTCCTGTTGTCATCATTTCATCGCTCACGGCAAAAGGTACCGAAACCGCAATTAAGGCCCTGGAATATGGTGCAGTAGACATCATAACCAAGCCCAACATGAGTACAAAAAAGTTCTTTGAAGAATCAAGTATTAAAATCTGCGATGCTGTAAAAGCTGCTTCCAGGGCAAGGGTTGATCGGAAAAAAATTCAGAAACCCCGGCCCATACCTCAAAATATGCAGAATGTAGCCCCAAAACTTTCGGCTGACGCTGTAATTCAGCAAAGAAGAAGCCGGAGTATGATTGAAACCACCGATATCGTGGTAGCTGTTGGTGCATCTACAGGAGGTACTGAAGCACTTAGGGAGTTTTTAATGGAACTTCCACCCGATAGTCCCGGAATAGTTATAGTGCAACACATGCCCGAACACTTCACACGCTCATTTGCAGAGCGGCTTGATGAATTATGTCAGATTTCTGTAAAAGAAGCTGCTGAAAATGATACTATCATTCGGGGACGCGCTCTAATTGCCCCGGGAAACCATCACCTGCTAATAAAAAGATCAGGAGCACGCTACTATGTAACTATAAACGAAGGCCCACTGGTAAACCGACACCGGCCCAGCGTGGATGTTATGTTCAGGTCTACAGCGCAATATGTGGGTAAAAATGCCATCGGAATACTTATGACCGGCATGGGAGATGACGGGGCCCAGGGCCTATTAGAAATGCGAGAAGTCGGGGCCATTACAGTTGCGCAAGATGAAAAATCCTGTGTAGTATTTGGAATGCCCAAAGAAGCCATTGACCGTGGTGCAGCAAAGCATGTGTTACACCTTAATCAAATGGCAGGATTTGTGGCAAAACATAAAAGATAA
- a CDS encoding chemotaxis protein CheD codes for MDNLPVHYLYPAALFAPSEPHLINTLLGSCVAICLYDPIQQRGGMNHYMLPYWNGNGLASPKYGNIAIEKLIESLTRNGSKRNNLIAKVFGGGEVIESQHHYFDIGKRNIEVGHQMLKDLRIPIKAESTGGKQGRKIQFNTITGAVKMKYINKQEVNGK; via the coding sequence ATGGATAACTTACCTGTACACTATCTATATCCGGCTGCATTATTTGCCCCCAGTGAGCCTCATCTCATAAACACATTGTTAGGCTCCTGTGTCGCAATTTGCCTGTACGACCCCATTCAGCAAAGAGGTGGTATGAACCATTACATGCTACCCTACTGGAATGGCAACGGACTGGCATCACCAAAATATGGAAATATTGCCATTGAAAAGCTCATAGAGTCTCTTACAAGAAATGGAAGCAAGCGAAACAACCTTATCGCAAAAGTTTTTGGTGGCGGTGAAGTTATAGAATCACAGCACCACTATTTCGATATTGGTAAAAGAAACATTGAAGTTGGACATCAAATGCTAAAAGATTTAAGAATTCCAATTAAAGCAGAAAGCACAGGAGGCAAACAAGGAAGAAAAATACAATTCAATACGATTACTGGTGCAGTTAAAATGAAGTACATAAATAAACAGGAAGTAAATGGAAAATAA
- a CDS encoding sensor histidine kinase, whose translation MEKKISDEDLIKELKIRFDQNKKALTELQDKSKELRKVNEKLKESESLKSHFLSNVTNEIVNPFASILGLSQSIMALNIDEYEKIKPLAQLIHAEAFNLDFQLKNIFAAAKIEAGLAQPELTNVNIQSLIESIIESYKYKSQQKELKIKFHYQANKKENNSKEFPTDSEKLKLIMSNLLNNSIKYSNAAQKIEIVSSVSKEDELIITVKDYGVGIKKEDQEKLFDRFVKGESTIHSLNEGYGLGLSVTKSYVDSLEGKITVESEQNKGAVFTIYLPRPKDTSYLEGFSDDGNEIFFQDTDEEF comes from the coding sequence ATGGAAAAAAAGATATCTGACGAAGACCTTATAAAAGAATTAAAAATACGCTTTGATCAAAATAAAAAAGCGCTGACAGAACTCCAGGATAAATCAAAAGAGCTGCGTAAAGTGAACGAGAAACTTAAAGAATCGGAATCGCTTAAAAGCCATTTTCTGTCGAATGTAACCAACGAAATAGTAAATCCCTTTGCCTCAATACTTGGTTTAAGTCAAAGCATAATGGCCCTGAATATAGACGAATACGAAAAAATTAAGCCATTAGCCCAATTAATTCACGCCGAAGCCTTTAACCTGGATTTTCAATTAAAAAACATTTTTGCCGCTGCAAAAATTGAAGCCGGATTAGCCCAGCCAGAGCTCACAAATGTGAACATTCAGTCATTAATTGAAAGTATTATTGAGAGCTATAAATACAAGTCACAGCAAAAAGAGCTAAAAATAAAATTCCATTACCAGGCCAATAAAAAAGAGAACAACTCAAAAGAGTTCCCCACTGACTCAGAAAAACTCAAACTCATTATGTCGAACCTGCTCAATAACAGTATTAAATACAGTAATGCTGCCCAAAAAATTGAAATTGTTTCATCAGTTTCAAAAGAAGATGAGCTCATTATTACTGTTAAGGACTATGGAGTGGGTATAAAAAAAGAGGACCAGGAAAAATTATTTGACCGTTTTGTAAAAGGTGAAAGCACCATACACTCACTTAATGAAGGCTATGGCCTGGGTCTATCGGTTACAAAATCATATGTTGACTCTCTTGAGGGCAAAATAACAGTCGAAAGCGAACAAAACAAAGGAGCAGTTTTTACTATTTATTTGCCGCGCCCAAAAGATACAAGTTATCTGGAAGGATTTTCAGATGATGGAAATGAAATATTTTTTCAGGATACCGACGAAGAGTTTTAG
- a CDS encoding response regulator, whose amino-acid sequence MLINLLIIDDDIFFRELLKDILIEYPVQLYEASNGDEGLDILKQEPIHVVITDIIMPEKEGLESIIEIIQKYPGVKILAVSGGGSDGSVHYLEMAKSLGAHETMAKPFDQNELIEKLNRLTNNKITPEI is encoded by the coding sequence ATGCTGATAAATTTATTGATTATAGATGATGATATTTTTTTCAGGGAACTCCTTAAAGACATCCTAATTGAATACCCAGTGCAATTATATGAAGCTTCAAATGGTGATGAGGGATTGGATATTTTAAAGCAAGAACCTATTCATGTAGTAATTACTGATATTATTATGCCGGAAAAAGAAGGTCTGGAAAGCATAATTGAGATTATACAAAAATACCCGGGTGTCAAAATACTGGCCGTCTCGGGCGGTGGTTCAGATGGAAGCGTGCACTACCTGGAGATGGCAAAATCATTGGGAGCACATGAGACCATGGCAAAACCCTTTGACCAAAATGAACTCATTGAAAAACTAAACAGACTTACCAACAACAAAATAACCCCTGAGATATAG
- a CDS encoding CheR family methyltransferase encodes MTETNTSFNNIELKAKEFERLSHYIFSNYGIKMPPAKKVMLQSRLQKRLRHLNINNFPAYIDFVFSKQGEKEIVHMMDVVSTNKTDFFREPTHFEFMHETILPEITQKGLNEFKIWSAGSSSGEEAYTIAMVIEEYITQNRHINYNITGSDISTDMLQKAINGIYKLEKSMTIPESMKKKYLLKSKDPQKKLIRIKPNLRSKVSFFRLNLMDTSYKAPNNFDVIFCRNTLIYFERDTQEAVINRLCNHLKPNGYFILGHSESITNMDVPLTNIKPTIFRKTS; translated from the coding sequence ATGACTGAAACCAACACTTCATTTAATAACATTGAACTGAAAGCCAAAGAATTTGAAAGGCTTAGTCACTATATATTTAGTAACTATGGTATAAAAATGCCTCCGGCCAAAAAGGTTATGCTGCAAAGTAGGTTACAAAAAAGACTCAGGCATTTAAACATCAATAATTTTCCAGCCTACATCGATTTTGTATTTAGCAAACAGGGAGAAAAAGAAATTGTACATATGATGGATGTGGTTTCCACAAATAAAACAGATTTCTTCAGGGAACCCACCCATTTTGAGTTTATGCATGAAACAATTCTTCCGGAAATAACACAAAAAGGCCTAAACGAATTCAAAATATGGAGTGCAGGCAGTTCCAGTGGAGAAGAAGCTTATACCATTGCAATGGTTATTGAAGAATATATTACACAAAACCGGCATATCAATTACAATATCACCGGATCCGATATTTCAACAGATATGCTGCAAAAAGCAATAAATGGAATTTACAAACTGGAAAAAAGCATGACAATTCCGGAATCAATGAAGAAGAAGTATCTTTTGAAAAGTAAGGATCCACAAAAAAAACTAATCCGGATTAAACCAAACCTTCGTTCAAAGGTTAGTTTTTTTAGACTTAACTTAATGGATACATCTTATAAAGCTCCGAATAATTTTGATGTTATCTTTTGCCGAAATACACTGATTTACTTTGAAAGAGATACCCAGGAAGCTGTAATTAACAGACTATGCAACCATTTAAAGCCCAACGGATATTTCATACTCGGTCACTCAGAATCAATTACAAATATGGATGTACCATTAACGAATATTAAACCAACAATTTTCAGAAAAACATCTTAA
- a CDS encoding DcaP family trimeric outer membrane transporter, with translation MKGQKQDEWKNKLYGFVRADAFYDSRQSAEAVDGLFLLYPLNSRYDDNGKDLNEVNQITMTSISSRLGLNMGGKSIFNKTATIVARLEADFTARSNANSLRLRHAYVSLNWQKHTILMGRTWHPMFTPKVFPLTLSINVGTPFNPFNRSPQIRYTYKPSSKYSILFAVLYQNDYNNLGPDGNGGVEKRIDLMRNSMIPNLHWQAQLGGEKLKIGIMADYKQIQPRTETTGTEGTFKTEVQIPAYATGLFAKTTLNKLSLKTKILWGQNLSDHVMLGGYGVKKHDTETGHETYTPSNHVFSWLNLEYGHEFTAGLLLGYSKNLGFSDNLSPDEPVYARGSDIAYLYRISPYLKWRKKELELWAETEITTAAYGDIQYANKGKIQNSREVTNVRLQISCIYYIL, from the coding sequence ATGAAAGGCCAAAAACAAGATGAATGGAAGAACAAGCTTTATGGATTTGTGAGAGCCGATGCCTTTTATGATTCCAGACAATCGGCCGAAGCAGTTGATGGGCTTTTTTTGTTGTACCCTCTAAATTCTCGCTACGACGATAATGGGAAAGACCTCAATGAAGTAAATCAAATTACCATGACCAGTATTTCGAGCCGGTTAGGCTTAAATATGGGCGGAAAATCGATTTTTAATAAAACAGCCACAATTGTGGCCAGACTGGAGGCTGACTTTACTGCACGATCTAACGCTAATTCTTTAAGACTTAGACATGCCTACGTATCATTAAACTGGCAAAAACATACAATACTTATGGGCAGGACATGGCACCCTATGTTTACACCAAAGGTATTTCCTTTAACATTAAGCATCAATGTGGGAACGCCTTTTAACCCGTTCAACAGAAGCCCCCAAATCCGATATACTTATAAACCCTCCAGCAAATACTCAATACTTTTTGCAGTTCTTTATCAGAATGATTACAATAACCTTGGCCCCGATGGCAATGGCGGAGTAGAAAAGCGCATTGATCTAATGCGCAACAGCATGATACCAAACCTCCACTGGCAAGCCCAATTGGGGGGTGAAAAACTCAAAATCGGAATTATGGCTGATTATAAACAAATCCAGCCACGAACCGAAACTACCGGAACCGAAGGAACTTTTAAAACAGAAGTACAAATTCCGGCTTATGCCACCGGATTATTTGCAAAAACAACCTTAAACAAACTTAGCCTTAAAACGAAAATTTTGTGGGGTCAAAATCTCTCTGACCATGTTATGCTGGGAGGTTATGGGGTAAAAAAACATGATACAGAAACCGGACATGAAACCTACACCCCATCAAATCATGTTTTTAGCTGGTTAAATTTAGAATATGGTCATGAATTCACTGCAGGTTTATTGTTGGGCTACAGTAAAAACCTGGGTTTTTCTGACAACCTTAGCCCGGATGAACCCGTATACGCCAGAGGCAGCGACATTGCGTATCTTTATCGCATTTCTCCCTATCTCAAGTGGCGAAAGAAAGAGCTTGAATTATGGGCAGAAACAGAAATAACCACTGCGGCCTATGGAGATATTCAATATGCGAATAAAGGAAAAATTCAAAACAGCCGTGAAGTCACAAATGTTAGATTACAAATATCTTGTATTTACTATATTTTATAA